AAAAACAACACCCATTACTTTTACATCAGCATCAAAATTGACAAAACCTTGAATAAGTGGAGCAACAGAATACGCAACCGCTTTTGCATCAATCACCAATAAAACGGGTGTTTCTAATTTCTTAGCCATTTCTGCAGTACTACCTTTGTCTTTATTGGCACCATCAAATAACCCCATTACACCTTCGATGCAGTTTACTTGAGAATCTTTACCGTAAAAGTTTAGATTGTTATGAATATCTTCTTCAGACATCATAAACAAATCTAAATTGACACCTGTTTGTCCACAAGCTAGTTTATGAAACTTTGGGTCTATATAATCTGGTCCCACTTTAAAAGGTTGTACCGCTTTTGTTTTACGTTTCAATAAACGCAACAAACCTAAAGTAAGCGTTGTTTTACCTGCGTTGCTACTCGGAGCCGATATGATGAGTTGTTTTGCCAAGATTAAGATTTAAATATTTTCTGTAATTAAAATTTCATAATTGGCACGAATACGATTGGCTAGTTCTTTTGCTTCTCCAATTTTTACCATCCCTTTTTCTGCATCAATAACCTGCGTTTTTTGTATTCCTTTGCAATAGGTTTGAAAAGCCAAAACCGTATCATCTAAATTGCTTTCTGCATTTAATTTTCCATCCGTAATTATATGTAGACTGTGATTAAAATCAACAGAACTACAAATACCTTTTACTTGTTTAAAACCAGCAGTTAAATTCGTTTTTCCACCAGTTTTAAGTTCTGTTAAAGCGATTTCAATATCTTTTAATATTCCTGTTTGATTTAAAATCAATTGTGCTTCTCCGTCAAATAAAGAAACAATAGAAAATTGCGTGCTTTGGTTTTTTGAGTCTTCTGCGATGGTGTTTACCGTTCCTTTAGCGTAGGCTATAATTTGGTCTTTTAACATAGAACCACTAGAGTCTATTAAAAAGATATGATGCTGTTTTAAAATATTCGATTTTCGTTTGGTTTTTAAATCAAACTTATCTGTTGCTAAATATTGACTTACAGTTTTTTTAGTATCAGTAACAGTAAGATTCCCTTCAGAACTATAAACTGAATTCGTTTCGTGCTGTAACGTATTTGTTGTTACCTCTTTTTGTTTCTGAAAGGTATTCTTCGGATTTAAAAAAGCAATATTTTCTTCTTTTGAAGAACTATTAGGTTCTGAAGAAGATTCTTGTTGTTGCTCGTTTTTGTTTTCGTTTTGAGATTGATTTTGCTGATTTGGGTCTTTATTTAAACTACGATGGTTTAAAACAAAATCGGCAATACGATCTACATCTTTTGTGGTAATTTCTGATGCATTATTATAAGCTGCAAAAGCTCTAGCAGTTTTTACTAATAAAATATCTGCACGCAAACCTTCTACCTGATGCTGAATGGCTAGTTCGCTACAATATTCAATAATAGCATCATTTATAGAGATAAACGATAATCTTTCTTTGGCATTTGTAATTTGCTTAGAAATAGCAAGGTCTTTATCTATATATGCAGAAGCAAACTGAGCAGGATTATCATCAAAAGATAAACGCTGTTTTATAATTGTCTGACGAATTTTAGCATCCGTAGGTGTTGTTATTTGTAAACTTAATCCGAAACGGTCTTTTAGTTGAGGTCTTAAATTCCCTTCTTCAGGATTCATAGAACCGACTAAGCAAAATCGACTTTTAAAATTACGAGATACGCCTTCTCTTTCTAAATAAAAAGTACCCGAAGCAGCGGCATCTAATAATATATCTGTAAGGTAATCTTGTAAAAGATTTACCTCATCAACATATAAAATACCTTTGTGTGCTTGTGCCATTAACCCAAGGTTGATCACTTCCTTTTTATGGTTTATTAGCTGTTCTAAATCAATACTACCAATAAGTCTGTCTTCAGAAACACCGATAGGAAGATTCACAAAAGGGTACTTTTGTTCTGTGTCCATTAAGTTGGTTAAAGAACGTATTAATGTGGTTTTTCCTGTTCCTTTATCACCAATAGCTAACACGCCACCAATAAGCGGATCTACTAAATTTAATATAAGGGCTAGCTTAAAATTATCTTGACCAACAATTGCCGAAAAAGGAAAATTTATTTGTTGTGTATTTTGTATCATAAATTTGATGTGCAATTATATAACCATACGATTCCGATAACTATAGAAGCTGCACCTGCAACTCCGTTCATCCATTTAAAAATGGATAGATTACGTTCTAAAAAACGACTCATTACATGAATTAAAACGTAACTATAAACACCCATAGCAACGATTATTCCTAATGATTCTACTGCTAGAATAAGAATTGCTTCTCCCAAGGTTGTGCTACTTAAAACTAAAGCTGAGGTTAATGCGCCTCCTGTACCTGCTAAACCATGCAGCATACCAACCCAAAAAGATTTATTCATTGGGTTAACAGCTATTTCTTCTCCTTTGGTACCGTGTAAATGTATGGGGTTAGAAAGTTCGTGTTCATGAGCCTCAATGATCTTGTGCTCATCAATCATTTTGTTAATTTTATGGTTTCTTTTGATGGCAACAATTCCTAACCAAATCATAATTGGTCCTACGCTTAATTCAGCATAAAAAGAAATTCCGTCTACCACTAAAGTAGCCATGCTTTTAAAGATTAAAGCAGTTCCTCCAAATAGTAATAGTGTAACAGAATGACCAAGCGCCCATTGTGATGCTTTAAAAACTGTTTTAAAACCTACTTTTTCTTTTCTGATAGCGTTTTCTGTAGCCAATACTGAAACGGCAGTAACATGATCGGGTTCAAAAGAATGTAATATCCCAGCCATAAGAGGCCTAATTAAAGATACTATTGTCATTTTTTAATATATTTTATAAGTGTTCCATTTTTATGAATAAGGTAAATATCAAGATTTACTTTATTTATTTTTGTATGCGTATGTTGGTAACAATGATCTAATAACAATTGGAAAAAAGGCGAATTCTGTTCAAAATCAAATAACTCAATCAATCGACCAGCCATATTTAATGCTCGTATTTTATCAGCTTCATAAAAGCCAACTTCTTTAGCAATTTGTACAACAAAATCTTTATTCCAACTAGAAACACAACTATGCGTATCTGTAACTCCACCGGCTAATTTTACAGCCTTTCCTAACATAATTCCTATACTGACTTTATCAATAGGAGAGGAGTTAATTTTTACAAGTGTTTCTCCAATCCAATTACCATAATGGATAAATGCGTATTCTGGTAAATGATTAAATTTATTTGATAAGAATTTTTCACTTCTTGCTCCAGAATTGATAACTAACTCAGAGTTTTTATTTGCTACTGCAACATCAATACCTTGTTCTATGCTTGCGATATATGAAGATGAAGAATATGGTTTTACAATTCCTGAAGTTCCTAAAATGGAAATTCCGTTCATAATTCCAACGCGTTCATTAAGTGTCCGTTTTGCTAATTTTCTTCCATCAGTAACATAAATAGTTACAGAAACACCACATTCTAAATCGTAATTGTGCAATAATTTTTGAATAGCACTGCTAATCATTTTTCTAGGCACAGGATTAATTGCAGGTTCTCCAATGGCCAATTCTAAACCTTTAAGAGTTACTGTACCAACGCCTTCTCCAGCAATAAATTGAATTCCTTTTTGTTGTGTTAATTCTAAAATACATCCTATTTCTGCTCCATTTGTTACATCAGGATCATCACCAGCATCTTTAATTACGGAACATTTTGCGGTGTTTTCTGTAAACTCGCAATGATGTACAGGAATTTCCAATATTTTATCAATAGGCAAATGCACTTTTACAGCTGCTATTTCCTTTTGATGAATAATAGCCATCAACGCAGATTTTGCTGCTGCAGTTGCTGAGGTGCCGGTTGTAAAGCCATCTCTTAAAGGGCCTTTTGGTACTTCTCTTAACCCCATAAACCTGAATTTTTAGTCAATAATTCCAAAGGTTGGATTTTGATTAACAAATGATGTAATTCAGTTTCGTTAAATACTTGTTTAAAATAAGCAGGAGTTTTGGGTTGAGTAATAATGATTATTTTCGAATCGGTTTTTAAAGCAGCTTCAATTTTGGTATTTAAAAAACCACTATTTCCAGTTTCCTTAGTTAAAATTAGAGTTGTTTTTTTCTGTTGTATAATTTCAATTTCCTTTTCTAAATTAGATGATGGTAAACCTAAAATCAATTGTTCTTCAGGAAAATTACTTTCTCTTGCAATTGCTAATGATTCAGACCTGTCGAGTATTCTAAAATAGGAAAGATTGTTTTTCCACCAAGGTTTTAGTCTTTTTATGGATTGGACTCCTGTAAGTGCTAATAAAGTTGATTTTTCTTCAAATTGTTCTAAAGCATTCTCATAAGAATCGACATAAATTACTGATGGATGGATGGTTTTTGAAAGTAATTTTCGACCAAATCTTATTACTGGTATTTGTAATTCTTCTGCCACTTCTGCAATGGTATTATGTAATATTTCAGCAAAAGGGTGAGAAGCATTAATAATTGTATGAATTTTATTTTTTAACAAATATTCTTTTAATTGAATATTATTTAAAGCTCCGTTTCTATAACTAGCTATCTTATTTTCTTTAAAAGGGATATTGGTTTTTGTTGAATACACAAAAGGCATCGTTTTTCCTTGTAGTAATTTTGCTACTTTATTTCCTTCCGTTGTTCCTCCAAATACCAATATCATTTCTTTGCTTTTTTATAATGAATAATTACTCTCTTACTACAAATTTCTTATTCGTTCTAAAGATGTGTTTTACATCTGGACTGTATAATTGAGATCTGTTTTTACGAGCGCCAATTGCATGACCAACTATAATTAATACCGTTCTTGTTTTTTTACTGTCTTTTACAATTTTTGCTAGATTTTCTAATTTCCCTTGATAAATTTCTTCATCTTTCCAGCTAATTCTGTACATCACAGCTACAGGAGTATTTGCATCATAATGTTCTAATAATTGTGCTTGTACTTTTTTAGCAATTCCTACACTTAAAAAGATACACATGGTAGCATTAGTTGCTGCAAAAGCAGAAATACTTTCTTTTGATGGCATTGGTGTTTTTCCTTCTCCACGAGTTAATACAATAGATTGCACAATTTCAGGAATTGTAAATTCTGATTTTAATACGGCTGCTGCTGCGCTAAAAGAAGAAATACCAGGAACAATAAAATAATCCATATTTAACTCATCAAAAATGGTCATTTGTTCTTGAATTGCTCCATATAAAGAAGGGTCACCACATTGTAAACGAACAATTGCGTTTCCTTTTTTGTAGTGTTCTTGCATTAAAGTAACTTGCTCTTCTAAAGTCATCATTGCAGAATTTCTTACAATTGCTCCAGGTTTACACCAATTGGTCATTTCTTCTGGAATTAAGCTTCCTGCATATAATACACAGTCTGCGTTTTCCAAATATTTTTTACCTTTTATAGTGATTAACTCTTCATCACCAGGACCTGCACCAATAATGGCAACGGCAGTTTTACGTCTTACGTTTACATCTAAAGCAACAGAAAAAGTAAATTTTTCATTAGTTTCTAAATGTATTTTTTGTTTTTCAACAAGTAATTCATCATTATTAGAAAGGAGCATCGCACAAGATTCTGAAACACCATCTACACCAATTTTTGATAACACCATTTTACTTGGGTTAGGAATGGTAATGGTTTTTATTTCTTCGGGTGTAAATGTGCTAAACGGAATGTTGTTTGTTTTACTGAAATCTAAATAGGCTTGTTGTTCTGCTTTAATATCAATAGAACCAAAGTTTTTAATGGCAGAAAAACGCAATCCTTCAGCTGCTAATTTTACTTTAAAAGTATCTTCAAAAAGTTTGAAGTCTAATTGTTTTGAACATCCAGAACCAACAGAAAGTACTTTAGGAACTAAAAATAAACTAGGTATTAAAGATTCGTATACTTTGTAACTTACTGCAATAAATAATTCAAATTTTGTAAAATCAATTTCTGCTATATTATAAAAAACAGTCACAAAACTAGGAGCTGTTTCTTCTAAATGCTTAGTTCCTTTATCTTTAATATCTAA
The nucleotide sequence above comes from Polaribacter butkevichii. Encoded proteins:
- the cobM gene encoding precorrin-4 C(11)-methyltransferase, with the protein product MKKIAIIAVTEKGLDKALTIQQEFPKSLVITTLQSSNGNVSSITSISDYLKDNFAKLDGICFVSALGICVRLIAPYIQDKKTDPAVISVDDLGLNVQSVLSGHKGGANDFASKIATILGGNAIISTSSDVQNIWPLDTIGSQFNWQTESSISMTKTMALFVNNKPTALLLDIKDKGTKHLEETAPSFVTVFYNIAEIDFTKFELFIAVSYKVYESLIPSLFLVPKVLSVGSGCSKQLDFKLFEDTFKVKLAAEGLRFSAIKNFGSIDIKAEQQAYLDFSKTNNIPFSTFTPEEIKTITIPNPSKMVLSKIGVDGVSESCAMLLSNNDELLVEKQKIHLETNEKFTFSVALDVNVRRKTAVAIIGAGPGDEELITIKGKKYLENADCVLYAGSLIPEEMTNWCKPGAIVRNSAMMTLEEQVTLMQEHYKKGNAIVRLQCGDPSLYGAIQEQMTIFDELNMDYFIVPGISSFSAAAAVLKSEFTIPEIVQSIVLTRGEGKTPMPSKESISAFAATNATMCIFLSVGIAKKVQAQLLEHYDANTPVAVMYRISWKDEEIYQGKLENLAKIVKDSKKTRTVLIIVGHAIGARKNRSQLYSPDVKHIFRTNKKFVVRE
- a CDS encoding AAA family ATPase, with the protein product MIQNTQQINFPFSAIVGQDNFKLALILNLVDPLIGGVLAIGDKGTGKTTLIRSLTNLMDTEQKYPFVNLPIGVSEDRLIGSIDLEQLINHKKEVINLGLMAQAHKGILYVDEVNLLQDYLTDILLDAAASGTFYLEREGVSRNFKSRFCLVGSMNPEEGNLRPQLKDRFGLSLQITTPTDAKIRQTIIKQRLSFDDNPAQFASAYIDKDLAISKQITNAKERLSFISINDAIIEYCSELAIQHQVEGLRADILLVKTARAFAAYNNASEITTKDVDRIADFVLNHRSLNKDPNQQNQSQNENKNEQQQESSSEPNSSSKEENIAFLNPKNTFQKQKEVTTNTLQHETNSVYSSEGNLTVTDTKKTVSQYLATDKFDLKTKRKSNILKQHHIFLIDSSGSMLKDQIIAYAKGTVNTIAEDSKNQSTQFSIVSLFDGEAQLILNQTGILKDIEIALTELKTGGKTNLTAGFKQVKGICSSVDFNHSLHIITDGKLNAESNLDDTVLAFQTYCKGIQKTQVIDAEKGMVKIGEAKELANRIRANYEILITENI
- the cbiD gene encoding cobalt-precorrin-5B (C(1))-methyltransferase CbiD; the encoded protein is MGLREVPKGPLRDGFTTGTSATAAAKSALMAIIHQKEIAAVKVHLPIDKILEIPVHHCEFTENTAKCSVIKDAGDDPDVTNGAEIGCILELTQQKGIQFIAGEGVGTVTLKGLELAIGEPAINPVPRKMISSAIQKLLHNYDLECGVSVTIYVTDGRKLAKRTLNERVGIMNGISILGTSGIVKPYSSSSYIASIEQGIDVAVANKNSELVINSGARSEKFLSNKFNHLPEYAFIHYGNWIGETLVKINSSPIDKVSIGIMLGKAVKLAGGVTDTHSCVSSWNKDFVVQIAKEVGFYEADKIRALNMAGRLIELFDFEQNSPFFQLLLDHCYQHTHTKINKVNLDIYLIHKNGTLIKYIKK
- a CDS encoding precorrin-6A/cobalt-precorrin-6A reductase, giving the protein MILVFGGTTEGNKVAKLLQGKTMPFVYSTKTNIPFKENKIASYRNGALNNIQLKEYLLKNKIHTIINASHPFAEILHNTIAEVAEELQIPVIRFGRKLLSKTIHPSVIYVDSYENALEQFEEKSTLLALTGVQSIKRLKPWWKNNLSYFRILDRSESLAIARESNFPEEQLILGLPSSNLEKEIEIIQQKKTTLILTKETGNSGFLNTKIEAALKTDSKIIIITQPKTPAYFKQVFNETELHHLLIKIQPLELLTKNSGLWG